TTTTCTGGGCTTGACAGATGAAGATTCTAAAGCTATTGAAGTTGTTACTTTTATAGAAAAGGTACTTTGAGGATGGGGGGAGAAGTACGGTAAGATATTTGTCAAAATGTAACTCTGTAATGAATGCCTGATCTTTCAATTAATCAAAGACATTGTAACTCAGTAGGTGGCTATAATATATGTGGCTTTTGTGATTTTTGTAAACTTGATAAGAATTCAATTGTTTGCACTTTCCACCATTACATGTCTGATACAGGTTCAAAGAAGCAAAGGCATAGGGAGGATCATCAAGTTTCTATCTGTCGCTGTTATTTCTTAGTGATCTTTTGGCAGTGTTGAAGATCACAGCATCTGGAAAAGATCAAACTATTAGCTGTCTATCATGCTTGTCTTGGCTTAACAGTACTCTTCTACATGTTTTAGTGTATATAGCATTTAGGTTTCATGGAACTAACGGAAGTATTCAGACCAAGTTCTGGGAATTAGAAGATAAACTTGACAATGTTTTGGCAACTCTGGATGTCATTTCTATAGCTTAAATATGGATGTTGATTCTTTTTTGCTTTCTTTTCTGTCACATAAAAGGAAACACTTATAGACCCAATAACGAATAGAGACATCACAAAAACATCACTACTCACAATGTTTCCATCACTTTACTTGGACATTCTTATTCGTAGACACATTCTAGAGAGATAGAAGATAGAACAAAGTTGATGACAGTATCTAGACTAGCCAGAATAACCTTGATGTTGAATTTTGAGTGTGATGAGATGCCCTCTAAATAAATTGGTGACAATGACATGCACTGAAAATGGGATGACAGTCAACATTATATTCCCAAGCAAGAAGAAATGTTTTGCCTAATCAAACACGCATGCAGTTTGGGAGCTCCGATAGCTATATGCATCCAGAATTTGAGATTACTCACGTATTCATGGTCCACATCAAGTTCTGCTTCCAGGATAGAAATACTCAACACTGTTCTCCTTAACCTTAAAATGGAAATTACACAGCTTGTTTCTTGATCTCTCTCCATCATTAATGCTCCTGTTCGCAACTGTCAACTGCAACCAATAAGAACAATGAGGATTTTGTGAGATGATTTATACCAAGGAACGTAGGATTGTAATACAGCCAGCATCTGAGGATACAACACAAGAAAAATAACGGAAAACAACTATGATAGCTATGGATATATCACTGACAGCTGAAATGACATAATTAAAGAAACTAAAATCAGCAGGAGCACAAACATGTTTTCAAATCAAAGCAGCAAATAGTACATTTCCGTAATGATCAAAGACTTGAAACATAAACCAGTAATCAGTATCTATTATCTAATAAAAAGGGGAACCTTAGAGAAATGATGAGAGCAAAGAACATTCTACACAATCTAGGAAACAAACAAGAGTATTTTCTATCACTCTCTCCAGGTGAAGACCGGCAGCCAACGAACAACCATGGCCAAAAAACCATTACCAGTTTTATCTACTAGTCTCAACATTTCCAAAAATTATTCATAGACGAGTCTAATACGATCAACACAGTTTTATCTCGTAGTCTCACAATACCACTTTTTACCTAGTGAACTATAAGATTAGTAAAGTCAAAGAAACTAGAATCATGATTTTGTATACTAGAAAAGCTATTCTAAACCTATATTAGAAAAGCTACTTAAAGAATCTCTATGTAACAACAAGAACACATTGAAAGACAAAATGCGTCCTAGAAAGTACCTGTCCGTGCACATCTGAGGCCAAACCAGTGGCCAAAGGTTCTGCCTTTATCAGTATATCGGCTAGGTACTCCATCTGTAAAATCAGTGTAGGCCTCCCCATGCATGAATAAATGTCCTCGTGATTGAGCATGACTAAGGAACATCCCTGTGACAAGAGATTAACCACTACGATAAACATAACTGAGTGAAAGTACCGCAACTGTAGAAAACAAAGAGCAGTTTCAGATTGATTCCTTACGAATTCTGATATCAAAGTGTGGCAGTAATGCAGAAAATCCAATACAAGATTTGTAGATCCCTTAGCAGCCACCTCCATTAGAGAGACATCGTCTATCATAACAGTAACACGGTTCTTGTTTTCCTCAGGCAAGGCACTTATCGTCTTCAGGATTCTCCCATACAAAGAAACCAGTCCACCATCACCACCTTTTCCATCATCTCCACCTAAACCAATTTCACAGGACACTTCGTCACAAATTTAATCACATAAAGAAGAAATACTCAGCATACTTCAAAACAACCAATATTAACAACTTCTCATCCATTAACTAACTTCGACGATATGACTACATCATGCACTAAACAAAAAAGCTTATTGGTGTATAAAAAGAAGGCCTTTTATACCTGAATTTCTCACCTGGGCAAAAATCCCTAAGCATATCAAAGAAGAAGAATTTACTATTGTCTCTTTGCACAGCCAAATTGCAGCCCTGTTATCAAAACACACCCAAATATTAAAATCCCAATTCAAATTCACATTCATACAAAAAGAAATTACATTTTCTAATATGAACAACTAAATTCAGCAATAAAGAATTGAACTTTGGTTAACAGAATGAGTGGGATTACGAGTTTTCGGAGGATTCGATCGTAGTGAGAGAAGGGTTGTGCGAAGGCGACGAAAACGACGACGTTTGAGGAGTGAAGAGGCTGAGAGAGAGCGCGCTTGAGCAGGTGGTGGAGGACGAAAGCGGCGCTGGTCTCGACGCAGTCTTCGAGGAGGACAACGCGGCCACTGAGGTGTTGAAGCCCTAGAGCTTCGTCCAATAAGCTTCGGGTCTCCATCTTCTTCTTCGTTGAAGCAAAAGGACTGAGATTTAGGGTTTAAGGACTGGGAATTTGGGGTCTTGATTTCAACGGTTTTGTTGTTATTTTGGGTAGGACCGGACATCTTCTTGGTTTTAGGACGAAACCAAAACTTAAATCCGAATTATTTGATTTAAGGTTTTTTCCAACCGAATTCAGATTCCTTTTACTTGAATATTCGGCCCATCCGAATTTTCAGATCGGTTTGGGTCGGTTTCTGTTTTGGTCCATATTTGAAATTTTTTTTGCCCATCTACTATCTCACTGTAAAGTTTAAGTTTAAGTTTTTAACTTGAATAACATGTTTTTTTATAAGTACCAATTTACTCCCAATCTTTTCAGTGAGATAGTAAATGGGCAAAAAGTTAAAGTTTTTTTCTTGGAAAGTTGAAATTTCAACAAGCAATCCAATTCACTCTCAATCTTTTCTAGATTAACAGATTTTTTCAAGAAATGAGTTGAATGAGAAATTGTCTTTTTCAGTGTGGGAAAGTACACTGTAAGTAGAGATGAAATCAACTAATCATAATAACATTTCAGGTATATAAATTATATATATTTACACATTATATAATTCGGATTGGTTCGGTTATTTTCGGTTTGTTTAAGAGTTTGAACCGAATGCAATCTGATCTAAACCGATTCGGTTTGCTTCACTACTTGTTTTGACCCAAATGGTTTGGTTCGATTATCCAATCCGGTTTTTCGGTTCGGTTAAGTCGGTTTTTTGCACACATTCGGTTAAATGCTCAGCCCTAATTTTGGGGGATTTCTCAGATATATATGGTGTTTTTTACCGCGCGCTTTTGCCTTCTTCTCTTTTTTTTTAACATTTTTATCCTGCCCGTTCAATCACTATTTTAGCCCAGTCTAGTTGAGGTTGTGAGCTACTGAGCTAGGGTTAAGGCCGTGAAACGGTGCGGTGACATTCAGAATGTGGCCTCGTGTCAGCGGGTGTTGTGATTGTGAGTAACCGTCTTTCGCGAATGCGATACGATACATATCGGTTGGTTTGTATGACTAATGGACGTATTGTTCTTTTACTAATGGTATTGACTGTTGAGATGTTCATAACAATGCAAGATGCGAATGATGAGTGGTGACAATACGTCACACTTGGAGAGGCCAATAACATTATTTTTATCAAATAAACAACTAATATATTACAACGCGTTTGTTATGAGTTGAATTCACAACCTCTCACATATAATGAGAGACTTCTACATGCCACTATACCAAACAATATTGAGCGAGGCCAATAACATTTTGAGAATGTTTAAAGATCAATTATTTGTTAGTCATAAGAAATTTGATTTCTCTATTTGACTCTAATAGTGACACTATGTTTTAAATGTTAATATCTGAACTGAAAATCCAAATTTACTCTTTTGCTCACGTAATATGGCTTGTTGGTATATGTTAACCCGCCATAATGGAGGCCACAAATTTAAATTTCACCGATGTAAAGATGAAGAAGATCATGATTCGACTAAAGATATTAAATAATGTAATAATAAGAAAGTACAGCTATATTTTTTCTTTTCATTCTTGCCAATGAACAAAAGGTTAATTTAGCCAGTCACCTAATTTGACAAAGTTGCTGTTCCAAAGCATCGATTATAGCACTAAAGTCGACCAGAACGACGAAAAGGATGTTGGTGATACAAATCTTACGATTAAGAAGTAAATCGAGATGACCTTTTCATAGAAACATTAATCGGTTATGATGTCCATGACTCCATAATTAGGCAATTAGCTGGCATTCTACTGTTCCTAGCCGTCCAAATGCACCTCTGCATTTTCAGTCAATAATCTTAGTTTTTTGTTTTTGTTTTTGTTTTTGTTTTGTTTTTGGATTCGATCAATTTCAAATACACTTCTTAGTTTTTTTGTTTTTTTGGTGAAAAAATACACTTAGTTGTTTATAGTGCATTGCACATCTTTAGGGTATTGACTTTAACACAGACAGTCAGACTCTTAATTTCATTTTTTAGTTTCAAGTTTTCAAATGCAGCTACATTTTAAGAGGGTAAAACAATAAAAAATAAAACTCTCTACATATCATGTTACATGACGTCATTGAATCTCATTCTAAGACTAATTTTTTAACGTATTGCTTAAAACTTTAATTAGTAATTCTAGCCTTTTGAAACTACTTATTTTCTATTTGTAATTATGTGGAGAGTAATAGTATGATGATATTCAAATGGAAAAAGAAAAAGAAAAAAAGGTGGTGAGTAAAAGTGACCTAATTGAGTGAGTCAAAGTGAAAATATTGGACATTTGGAGACTCTATGATGTCATATACAACACTCCAACACACAAGGAACACCCTTTGGCAAAAATGGGTCCAACAATGAAAAGATTATATAGTAGAGGAGTGAATAGGGTCATAAGACCCTGTCTGAGTTTCAAGCAAATAAAAAGAGTCTCTGCCTGATTTTCAAGCCTATCTGTCTTTCCAAAGTAATATTGAGGTTAAAGAGACAGAACCAAAAGCCATGAGTTGGTTCTTGTGTTCTGGAAAATCAAGCACAAATGCAAAGAAGAAGAAGAAGCAGAGTTCTAAGCCAGCAGATCAGATCTCATCACTTTCAGGTATCTCCTTCCACAATGCCGAAAATGCTTCATCAAAAACAGAGTCAGATTGTTAATATGTTTGAAAAGACTTGACCTTTATTACTGGTTTTATGCATTGCCTTGATTTGCTTCAGAATCTCAGATTAATGTATGAAATGTCATCTTAGTGATTTGCTTGAATTTATTTTCTGGGTTTATGATTACAGTGATTTGATTCATGTTTCTTTTATCACCCATATTGGGTTGATGGAGATTTGTTTACAAGTAGTTTTTGGCATTCTGAGTTGTTGTGATTCTTGAGTAATGTGAGTTGTTTTCATCATCAAGTGTCGTTCTCATACAGTACCTACTGTTAGAGACCCATTTCTCCAATTCAATGATTTTGTTATTTCAATATTTGAGTGACAGACATTGAAGCTAAAAATGATGAGCACGATCAAAGATTATGATAAACTCAATTGCTCCCAGTTTCCTTTCTTTGAAATCAACTGATTTTGCAAAGCATTTGTGAGGATTCTAATTTGAAGGATTAGGGAGAGATTAGTTCCTTTATGGATTTCAGTTTGATATATGTCTTCATCAAGTTTGAAAGCCATGCATTGCTGTAGGGAGAGTTGATTTGATCCTCGTAGTTCAGACAATGTCTGTGGTCTATAGATGTTCTGAGTTGAATGTCACAGTGGAGACAATTTTGTGTATACTGTCTGTCTACAGAGATGAGTTGTTTGTGTTGTTTCATAGGAAAAATCCAAGCTTGAATTATTGTCCTT
Above is a window of Fragaria vesca subsp. vesca linkage group LG7, FraVesHawaii_1.0, whole genome shotgun sequence DNA encoding:
- the LOC101312386 gene encoding elongator complex protein 6-like, encoding METRSLLDEALGLQHLSGRVVLLEDCVETSAAFVLHHLLKRALSQPLHSSNVVVFVAFAQPFSHYDRILRKLGCNLAVQRDNSKFFFFDMLRDFCPGGDDGKGGDGGLVSLYGRILKTISALPEENKNRVTVMIDDVSLMEVAAKGSTNLVLDFLHYCHTLISEFGCSLVMLNHEDIYSCMGRPTLILQMEYLADILIKAEPLATGLASDVHGQLTVANRSINDGERSRNKLCNFHFKVKENSVEYFYPGSRT